A stretch of Mucilaginibacter terrae DNA encodes these proteins:
- a CDS encoding VOC family protein — MAFKNAISWFEIPAVDIARAQKFYETIFDTQLQLINHDGYQMAMFPLEDPMTGVGGALCQVSEFHQPSANSGTLIYLNGNPDVQIVLDRVEAAGGKIVSPKIEISPEYGYMAVFLDTEGNRVALHSVPEKYL, encoded by the coding sequence ATGGCCTTTAAAAATGCGATCAGCTGGTTCGAAATTCCTGCAGTGGATATAGCTCGTGCCCAAAAGTTTTACGAAACCATTTTTGACACCCAATTACAATTGATTAATCACGACGGCTACCAGATGGCCATGTTCCCGCTGGAAGACCCGATGACAGGTGTTGGCGGCGCGTTGTGCCAGGTATCTGAATTTCATCAGCCATCGGCTAATAGCGGCACGCTAATTTACCTCAACGGTAATCCTGATGTACAAATTGTATTAGATCGTGTAGAGGCTGCCGGTGGTAAAATAGTCTCACCCAAAATCGAAATATCGCCCGAGTATGGCTACATGGCTGTATTTTTAGACACAGAAGGTAATCGTGTGGCTCTGCATTCGGTTCCGGAAAAGTATTTATAA
- a CDS encoding TonB-dependent receptor plug domain-containing protein — protein sequence MNLKKPVAGLLLALTAVIATAFIKLDDDPIQKLVAQLEKWTADQPYEKVYLQFDKPFYGVGDNIWFKAYITVGGKHQLSALSGALNVQLIDERDSVKQWIKLPVTSGIAWGDFALSDTLKEGTYRVRAYTNWMLNAGEDYFFEKRIAIGNAVTDNVFTKASYTYSKLNNGQKVDAVINFSDLDNTPFAGNEVSYNVRLNDKQILKSKGTTDAKGNLNISFINATSAPLTSGNIATEIKLADKKTVTKTIALKTTAGLADVQFFPEGGNLVNGIRSRVAFKAVGSDGLGVEVKGLVTDNANNQIAEITTRHLGMGSFAFTPEAGKTYKAQITYPDGSKNTVALPAAQNDGYVLTVNNTDANNISLRVTGSSSMSGKGTFVIAQSGGVVCYAAKNANGSIAFGAQVPKNKFPSGIAQFTLFNADGQALNERIVFIRNDVDILKLNVSADKASSAPREKVKVGFNAKNSAGAPVIGVFSAAVIDETKVQSKEADEPSILSQILLSADIKGYIEQPNFYFTNPDDKTAADLDVLMLTQGYRRFEWKSMFAGQFPPVKFQPEKTLQISGTLKTSGGKPVPNGKITLFTTAGGTFILDTVADAQGRFSFKNMVFKDSIKFVLQARTVKGGKNVEIALDKLPMPSMIKNKAVPDVQVNSSAALMSYLKNSKKQYDEEAKYGFGNHTIMLKEVTVTEKKKSQSLANSSNLNGAGNADQVITSEFFDKMGCATIDQCLQGRLLGVMFQNGVPYSTRSMNTPMQVIVDGIYVEGDFLATIPPMNVASVEVLRSIGNTAIYGSRGGGGVLIINTKRGGEYNYNASQIYSPGIITYTPKGFYSARQFYAPKYDDPKINVAIADLRTTIHWQPNIVTNKDGNASFEYFNAGSQGTYRVIVEGINDEGYLGRQVYRYEVK from the coding sequence ATGAACCTTAAAAAACCTGTCGCCGGCTTATTGCTTGCTTTAACCGCCGTTATTGCTACTGCCTTTATTAAACTGGATGATGACCCCATTCAAAAGCTGGTTGCCCAGCTCGAGAAATGGACAGCAGACCAACCCTACGAAAAAGTTTACCTGCAATTTGACAAGCCTTTTTACGGCGTAGGCGATAATATATGGTTCAAGGCATATATAACAGTAGGGGGTAAGCACCAGCTATCGGCACTAAGCGGTGCACTTAATGTACAGCTTATTGATGAGCGCGACTCGGTTAAACAGTGGATTAAGCTACCAGTTACCAGCGGTATTGCCTGGGGCGATTTTGCCTTGAGCGATACCTTGAAGGAAGGTACGTACCGCGTACGTGCCTACACCAACTGGATGCTTAACGCAGGTGAAGATTACTTTTTTGAGAAACGTATTGCCATAGGCAATGCAGTTACCGATAACGTATTTACCAAAGCCAGCTATACATACAGCAAGTTAAATAACGGGCAAAAGGTTGATGCCGTGATCAATTTCAGCGATTTGGATAATACGCCTTTTGCCGGTAACGAAGTGAGCTATAATGTGCGGCTTAACGATAAACAGATACTTAAAAGCAAAGGCACTACTGATGCCAAGGGCAATCTTAACATCAGCTTTATTAATGCCACATCGGCTCCCTTAACCTCGGGTAATATTGCTACCGAAATTAAACTGGCCGACAAGAAAACCGTAACCAAAACCATAGCGCTTAAAACCACAGCAGGTTTGGCCGATGTTCAGTTTTTCCCCGAAGGAGGAAACCTGGTTAATGGCATTCGTTCAAGAGTTGCGTTTAAAGCTGTAGGCAGTGATGGGTTAGGCGTTGAAGTAAAAGGGCTGGTGACAGACAATGCCAATAACCAAATTGCCGAAATAACCACGCGGCACTTGGGAATGGGCAGCTTTGCCTTTACTCCTGAGGCTGGTAAAACCTATAAGGCACAAATTACTTACCCCGATGGTTCAAAAAATACCGTTGCTTTGCCTGCTGCGCAAAATGACGGTTATGTACTCACGGTAAATAACACCGATGCCAACAATATCAGTTTAAGAGTAACCGGCAGCAGTAGCATGAGCGGTAAAGGAACTTTTGTAATAGCTCAATCGGGCGGGGTGGTTTGTTACGCCGCAAAAAATGCAAACGGTTCTATTGCTTTTGGAGCACAGGTACCTAAAAACAAGTTTCCATCGGGAATTGCGCAATTTACCTTGTTTAATGCCGATGGCCAGGCATTAAATGAACGCATTGTATTTATACGAAACGATGTAGATATTTTGAAGCTGAATGTTAGTGCAGATAAAGCCTCTTCGGCGCCGCGAGAAAAAGTAAAAGTTGGCTTTAATGCAAAAAATAGTGCCGGCGCGCCGGTTATCGGCGTGTTCTCGGCCGCAGTTATCGACGAAACCAAAGTACAAAGCAAAGAAGCCGATGAACCCAGCATACTTTCGCAGATACTTTTAAGCGCTGATATTAAAGGATACATTGAACAGCCTAACTTCTATTTCACTAATCCTGATGATAAAACGGCAGCCGATCTGGATGTGCTGATGCTTACCCAGGGGTATCGTCGTTTTGAGTGGAAAAGCATGTTTGCCGGCCAGTTTCCGCCTGTTAAGTTTCAGCCCGAAAAAACTTTACAAATATCAGGTACATTGAAAACATCGGGCGGCAAGCCCGTGCCTAATGGTAAAATTACCTTGTTTACCACTGCTGGCGGTACTTTTATATTAGATACTGTTGCCGATGCGCAAGGCCGTTTTTCATTTAAAAATATGGTATTTAAAGATAGTATTAAGTTTGTACTACAGGCACGTACTGTTAAAGGCGGAAAGAACGTGGAGATTGCTTTGGATAAACTGCCCATGCCTTCTATGATTAAAAACAAAGCAGTGCCCGATGTGCAGGTGAACAGTTCGGCCGCATTAATGAGCTATCTTAAAAATAGCAAGAAGCAATACGATGAGGAAGCAAAGTACGGTTTTGGCAATCATACCATCATGCTCAAGGAAGTAACCGTAACCGAAAAGAAGAAGAGCCAGTCATTGGCTAATTCATCAAACCTTAACGGTGCCGGCAATGCCGACCAGGTTATAACCAGTGAGTTTTTTGATAAAATGGGTTGTGCTACCATTGATCAATGTTTACAAGGCCGCTTGTTGGGGGTAATGTTTCAAAACGGCGTCCCGTATTCAACCCGTAGTATGAATACCCCAATGCAAGTAATTGTGGATGGTATTTATGTAGAAGGAGACTTTTTAGCCACTATACCACCCATGAATGTTGCCAGTGTTGAAGTGTTGCGATCTATTGGTAACACGGCTATATACGGCAGCCGCGGTGGCGGCGGTGTTTTAATTATCAACACTAAACGTGGCGGTGAGTACAATTATAATGCTTCACAAATTTATTCTCCGGGTATAATTACTTACACACCCAAAGGCTTTTACTCGGCCCGTCAGTTTTACGCACCTAAGTATGATGACCCCAAAATCAATGTTGCCATTGCCGATTTACGTACAACTATACACTGGCAACCTAACATAGTAACCAATAAAGACGGCAATGCCTCTTTTGAATACTTTAACGCAGGAAGCCAGGGCACATACCGGGTTATAGTTGAAGGTATAAATGACGAAGGTTATTTAGGCCGGCAAGTTTACAGGTATGAAGTGAAATAG
- a CDS encoding voltage-gated chloride channel family protein has translation MFKKISSAKLSVLYYVIRWTIIIVPVAVAVGCMVTLFLWLLNWSIHYRFAHPWLLYLLPVAGVVIHFLYKLYGRSAERGNNLIIDEIHQPGAGVPKRMAPLILITTVITHLFGGSAGREGTAVQIGGSIANAIGSLFKLNESDTRIVLTAGIAAGFGAVFGTPLAGTIFALEVLTVGRIQYNALLPCLIAGLIGDVTVSAWGIHHTPYHISYVSAGQNFYGHHLTINFWLLLKTIVASAIFGLAAYAFAKAIHGVKQLSLKLIKIQWLIPVCGAIIIIALTFILGKPDYLSLGVDAEYPGAVTIVSAFQQNGADFFSWLWKLIYTAVTLGTGFKGGEVTPLFYIGSTLGNMLAGVLNAPVSLFAALGFIAVFAGATNTPLACTIMGIELFGSEHALLFAVACFTAYYFSGDAGIYSAQRTEGKWLFPKN, from the coding sequence ATGTTTAAAAAAATCAGTTCGGCTAAGTTATCAGTACTATACTACGTTATCCGCTGGACGATCATCATCGTACCCGTTGCTGTGGCCGTTGGTTGCATGGTAACCCTATTTTTATGGCTGTTAAACTGGAGCATTCATTATCGGTTTGCGCACCCATGGCTGCTATACCTGTTGCCGGTGGCGGGCGTAGTTATACATTTTTTATATAAGCTATACGGACGATCGGCCGAGCGGGGCAATAACCTCATTATTGATGAGATACACCAACCCGGTGCGGGCGTGCCTAAACGCATGGCTCCGCTTATTTTGATTACCACCGTTATTACGCATTTATTTGGTGGATCGGCAGGGCGCGAGGGTACGGCGGTGCAAATTGGCGGCAGCATTGCCAATGCGATAGGAAGCCTGTTTAAACTTAACGAAAGCGACACCCGCATTGTACTCACAGCAGGCATTGCCGCCGGCTTTGGGGCCGTATTTGGCACCCCACTGGCCGGAACCATTTTTGCATTAGAAGTACTTACCGTTGGCCGCATACAATACAATGCCTTGCTCCCTTGCCTTATTGCGGGATTAATTGGCGATGTTACCGTATCGGCCTGGGGCATACATCACACGCCTTACCACATCAGCTATGTATCAGCGGGGCAGAATTTTTACGGGCATCACCTGACAATTAACTTTTGGCTGCTGCTTAAAACCATTGTGGCTTCGGCGATATTTGGTTTAGCTGCTTATGCGTTTGCTAAGGCTATTCATGGCGTAAAACAGCTCTCTTTAAAGCTTATAAAAATTCAATGGCTTATCCCGGTTTGCGGTGCGATTATCATTATTGCCTTAACATTCATTTTGGGCAAGCCCGATTATTTGAGCTTGGGCGTTGATGCCGAATATCCGGGAGCGGTAACCATCGTATCTGCATTTCAACAAAACGGCGCCGACTTTTTCAGCTGGTTATGGAAACTCATTTATACAGCGGTTACACTGGGCACAGGTTTTAAAGGCGGCGAGGTAACACCCCTGTTCTACATTGGCTCTACCCTGGGTAATATGCTGGCCGGAGTGCTCAATGCTCCCGTGAGTTTGTTTGCCGCCTTAGGTTTCATAGCTGTATTTGCCGGAGCCACCAACACTCCTTTAGCCTGTACCATTATGGGAATTGAACTTTTTGGAAGTGAACATGCGTTATTATTTGCGGTAGCTTGTTTTACGGCATATTATTTTAGTGGAGATGCCGGAATTTACAGTGCGCAACGAACGGAAGGAAAGTGGCTTTTTCCAAAGAATTAG
- a CDS encoding SGNH/GDSL hydrolase family protein — translation MDEIEIASPTYPQDGLSYLALGDSYTIGEAVPAVSSFPYQLATALNAQKTKVTAPTIIARTGWTTDELIAAIKDKALTGKYDIVTLLIGVNNQYRGYNADTYRAEFVQLLTTAITYAGGNKKHVFVVSIPDWGVTPFAQSRDRAQIAREIDQYNAINKEETLKAGITYFDITPGSRNAAADAALVASDGLHPSGKMYGEWVGKLLPEVVKAFGN, via the coding sequence ATGGATGAAATAGAAATAGCATCTCCAACATACCCGCAGGATGGGTTAAGCTACCTTGCCCTGGGAGATTCCTATACCATTGGCGAAGCAGTACCTGCCGTCTCCTCTTTTCCATACCAGTTGGCCACTGCACTAAATGCGCAGAAAACTAAAGTAACCGCGCCAACTATAATAGCCCGCACCGGCTGGACAACCGACGAATTAATTGCTGCCATTAAAGATAAAGCCCTAACCGGCAAATATGACATAGTGACCCTGCTTATTGGTGTTAACAATCAATATCGTGGCTATAACGCCGATACCTATCGCGCCGAATTTGTACAGCTGCTAACAACCGCAATTACCTATGCCGGTGGCAATAAAAAGCACGTGTTCGTGGTATCTATACCCGATTGGGGCGTAACCCCATTTGCCCAAAGCCGCGACCGTGCACAAATTGCCCGCGAAATTGACCAGTATAATGCCATCAACAAAGAAGAAACCCTAAAAGCAGGAATAACTTACTTTGATATTACCCCCGGCTCGCGCAATGCCGCTGCCGATGCTGCTTTGGTGGCAAGTGATGGCCTGCATCCTTCGGGCAAAATGTATGGCGAGTGGGTAGGGAAGTTGCTGCCTGAGGTTGTGAAAGCGTTTGGTAATTAG
- a CDS encoding 4'-phosphopantetheinyl transferase family protein, with protein MAIAFIKQVDADTEFALWRIEEEADTLYQQLQLNDEEKAFVEQLANGKRHLHWLATRVLLRTMLHTDEYIDCKVDVHGKPYLVSLPYHISLSHSFDYAAVMISRSRPVGIDIEQVKQKVERIAPKFLSAAERASIDQQNKIYHLYVCWCAKEAIYKCYGQKEVSFLDNIALEPFAFTPEGSVKANLSKGDLNIDYKVDYLQYEDYMIGYVKA; from the coding sequence ATGGCCATAGCTTTTATAAAACAGGTGGATGCCGATACCGAATTTGCGCTGTGGCGCATTGAGGAAGAGGCGGATACCCTTTACCAACAGTTGCAGTTGAACGATGAGGAAAAGGCTTTTGTAGAGCAACTGGCCAATGGTAAGCGCCATTTACACTGGCTGGCAACGCGTGTTTTGCTGCGCACCATGCTGCACACCGATGAGTATATTGACTGCAAGGTTGATGTGCATGGCAAGCCTTATTTGGTTAGCCTGCCCTACCATATATCATTAAGCCACTCGTTTGATTATGCCGCGGTAATGATAAGCCGCAGCCGCCCCGTAGGCATTGATATTGAGCAGGTGAAACAAAAAGTGGAACGCATAGCCCCTAAGTTTTTGAGCGCTGCCGAACGCGCTTCAATTGACCAGCAAAATAAAATTTACCATTTGTATGTTTGCTGGTGTGCCAAGGAGGCCATTTATAAGTGCTACGGACAAAAAGAGGTATCGTTTTTAGATAACATTGCTTTGGAGCCGTTTGCCTTTACTCCCGAAGGCAGTGTTAAGGCCAACCTGAGCAAGGGCGACTTAAATATTGATTATAAAGTAGATTACCTGCAGTACGAAGATTACATGATAGGTTACGTTAAAGCTTAA
- a CDS encoding ATP-dependent Clp protease adaptor ClpS, producing the protein MPTEVQEETLTLEEILASLKEMHRLILWNDDVNTFEHVIYCMMKYLDYSESQGEKIAWKVHNEGKCAVLEGSFTEMEVYRKILQQEGLTVTVD; encoded by the coding sequence ATGCCAACAGAAGTACAGGAAGAAACACTTACGCTTGAAGAGATACTGGCGAGTTTAAAAGAAATGCACCGCCTTATTTTGTGGAACGATGATGTGAATACTTTCGAACACGTGATCTATTGCATGATGAAATACCTCGACTATTCCGAGTCGCAGGGCGAAAAAATTGCCTGGAAGGTACACAATGAAGGTAAGTGCGCTGTATTAGAAGGCTCTTTTACCGAAATGGAAGTTTACCGCAAAATTTTACAGCAAGAGGGTTTAACCGTAACGGTTGACTAA
- the dcd gene encoding dCTP deaminase gives MILSDKRILEEIEKGTIIIEPFKRECLGTNSYDVHLGKYLATYRNRVLDAKVHNEIDGFEIPKEGYILQPGTLYLGVTMEYTETHAHVPFLEGKSSTGRLGIDIHATAGKGDVGFCNTWTLEISVAQPVRIYAGMPIGQLIYFVVEGEIETMYNTKNNAKYNNPSTRPVESMMWKNKF, from the coding sequence ATGATTTTATCAGACAAACGAATTTTAGAGGAAATTGAAAAAGGAACTATCATTATTGAGCCTTTTAAGCGCGAGTGCCTGGGTACAAATTCATACGATGTACACTTGGGTAAATACCTGGCAACCTACCGCAACCGTGTGTTGGATGCCAAAGTGCATAATGAAATTGACGGGTTTGAAATACCAAAAGAAGGCTACATATTACAACCAGGCACGCTGTACTTAGGCGTAACCATGGAATATACCGAAACCCACGCGCATGTTCCGTTTTTAGAAGGAAAATCGAGCACAGGCCGTTTGGGTATTGATATACATGCCACAGCCGGTAAAGGTGATGTAGGTTTTTGCAATACTTGGACGCTCGAAATTTCGGTAGCCCAACCTGTACGCATTTATGCGGGCATGCCTATCGGTCAGTTAATCTATTTTGTGGTTGAAGGCGAAATTGAAACCATGTACAACACCAAAAACAACGCCAAATACAACAACCCATCAACCCGCCCGGTTGAAAGTATGATGTGGAAGAATAAATTTTAA
- the lipB gene encoding lipoyl(octanoyl) transferase LipB codes for MKNKQVEYQDWGLIDYKEAWDKQESIFSKSVQLKTEIRNHQQAVLAGTEEDGEEILTPNYLIFCEHPHVYTLGKSGKADHLLLDEAGLKEKDAVYYPINRGGDITYHGPGQLVVYPILDLDNFFTDIHLYLRTLEEAVIQTLAHYGIISGRYPGYTGVWLDPDNEQRARKICAMGVRCSRWVTMHGLALNVNANLSYFGHIVPCGIDDKAVASMENELGRKVDMNEVKEILKRHISVQFGMEMMG; via the coding sequence ATGAAAAATAAGCAGGTTGAATACCAGGACTGGGGCCTCATTGATTATAAAGAAGCCTGGGACAAACAGGAAAGTATTTTTAGCAAAAGCGTACAGCTTAAAACCGAAATACGCAACCATCAGCAAGCCGTATTGGCCGGAACCGAAGAGGATGGAGAGGAAATACTCACGCCTAACTATCTTATTTTTTGCGAACACCCTCACGTGTACACCTTGGGCAAAAGCGGCAAGGCCGATCACCTGTTGCTTGATGAAGCCGGGCTGAAAGAAAAGGATGCAGTTTACTACCCTATTAACCGTGGTGGCGACATTACCTATCATGGCCCCGGTCAGTTGGTAGTATACCCCATTTTAGACCTTGATAACTTTTTTACAGACATACACCTGTACCTGCGCACGCTGGAAGAAGCTGTTATACAAACCCTGGCTCATTATGGTATAATTTCCGGCCGTTACCCAGGCTATACCGGCGTATGGCTCGACCCTGATAACGAGCAGCGCGCCCGCAAAATTTGCGCTATGGGCGTGCGTTGCAGCCGCTGGGTAACCATGCATGGGCTGGCGCTTAACGTAAATGCCAACCTGAGCTATTTCGGGCACATTGTACCCTGCGGCATTGATGATAAAGCCGTAGCTTCAATGGAGAACGAGTTGGGCCGGAAAGTTGACATGAATGAAGTTAAAGAAATCCTTAAGCGCCATATTTCCGTACAGTTTGGTATGGAGATGATGGGATGA